In the genome of Bacillus sp. S3, one region contains:
- the cax gene encoding calcium/proton exchanger, with amino-acid sequence MTNKIFMLLTFIGVPVSVIGTLMHWPSIILFIIYCLTIIALSSYMGRATESLAIVAGPRIGGLLNATFGNAVELIISIFSLKAGLVGIVLASLTGSVLGNLLLVAGLSFFVGGLKFKRQKFNVFDARHNSGLLMFAVIIAFVIPEVFSMNMNETKTLSLSIGISVILILLYLAALFFKLVTHRGVYQSAIETAPHEGEEPEWGKGKAIAVLLVATLAVAYISEHLVHTFEYVGKTFGWSELFIGVIIVAIVGNAAEHASAVLMAYKNKMDIAVEIAIGSTLQVAMFVLPVLVLLSLFFDTSMPLLFSWQELIAMVSSVLLMVVISNDGESNWFEGLTLLAAYIIMGIGFFLL; translated from the coding sequence GTGACTAATAAAATCTTTATGCTGCTGACGTTTATTGGGGTTCCAGTTTCTGTGATTGGGACACTGATGCATTGGCCGAGTATCATTCTATTTATAATTTACTGTCTAACCATTATTGCATTATCCAGCTACATGGGAAGAGCAACCGAAAGTCTTGCTATTGTGGCAGGACCGCGAATTGGCGGACTATTAAATGCCACTTTTGGAAATGCGGTTGAGCTCATCATTTCCATTTTTTCTTTAAAGGCAGGATTAGTAGGAATAGTCTTGGCTTCTTTAACTGGCTCTGTATTAGGAAACCTGCTTCTGGTTGCCGGACTTTCCTTTTTTGTCGGCGGACTCAAATTTAAACGCCAGAAATTTAATGTGTTCGATGCACGGCATAATTCCGGGCTGCTCATGTTTGCAGTGATTATTGCTTTTGTCATTCCAGAGGTATTTTCAATGAATATGAATGAAACAAAGACTCTGTCCTTAAGTATTGGGATATCGGTGATCCTAATTCTCCTATACCTAGCAGCATTATTTTTTAAACTTGTCACCCATCGAGGAGTATATCAGTCTGCTATAGAAACTGCTCCTCACGAGGGAGAGGAACCGGAATGGGGCAAGGGCAAAGCAATTGCAGTTCTTTTGGTTGCAACGCTCGCAGTTGCCTATATTTCCGAGCACCTTGTTCATACCTTTGAGTACGTAGGGAAGACGTTCGGCTGGTCCGAGCTCTTTATCGGGGTAATCATTGTTGCTATCGTCGGAAATGCAGCTGAACACGCCTCGGCCGTGCTAATGGCATATAAAAATAAAATGGATATCGCTGTGGAAATTGCAATTGGATCCACCTTACAAGTGGCAATGTTTGTCTTGCCCGTACTAGTCCTTCTCTCGCTCTTTTTTGACACGTCCATGCCGCTCTTATTCAGCTGGCAGGAATTAATTGCAATGGTCTCATCCGTACTTTTGATGGTCGTCATCTCAAACGACGGAGAATCCAACTGGTTCGAAGGACTAACCCTACTCGCAGCCTACATCATCATGGGCATTGGATTTTTTCTTCTATAA
- a CDS encoding YczE/YyaS/YitT family protein, with protein MKFFIRLLFFIIGLTIMTFGVCMTIEVADIGVGAWDALNVALTERVGFSVGKWVMIDGAILVIVNSLLVKRRPDLLSLLTIIFIGSLVDFWLIFVFDLFQVEPFIAKLGMLLVGILIIGFGAAIYLQAKFPQSPIDNFMLAIKERFHVNLMAAKTIGEISALIPAFFLKGPISYGTIIITFTVGPAIQLFFPTFEKLMQRLQEKY; from the coding sequence ATGAAATTTTTTATACGGCTATTATTTTTTATTATTGGTTTAACCATCATGACTTTTGGAGTATGCATGACAATTGAGGTAGCGGATATTGGAGTAGGGGCATGGGATGCGCTTAATGTTGCCTTAACAGAAAGGGTGGGCTTTTCGGTAGGCAAATGGGTCATGATTGACGGAGCAATTTTAGTGATTGTTAATTCGCTCTTAGTAAAAAGACGGCCAGATCTGCTCTCACTGTTAACCATAATTTTCATCGGTTCTTTAGTTGATTTCTGGTTGATATTTGTATTTGATTTATTTCAAGTAGAACCGTTTATCGCTAAATTGGGAATGCTGCTCGTTGGCATCTTAATTATTGGCTTTGGGGCGGCTATTTATTTGCAGGCAAAATTTCCACAAAGCCCCATTGATAATTTTATGCTAGCGATAAAGGAACGGTTTCATGTAAATTTGATGGCAGCGAAAACAATCGGCGAAATATCGGCCTTGATACCTGCTTTTTTCCTAAAAGGGCCCATTTCGTACGGAACGATCATTATTACTTTTACAGTTGGGCCTGCGATTCAATTGTTCTTTCCAACTTTTGAAAAATTAATGCAGCGCCTTCAGGAGAAGTATTGA
- a CDS encoding YfkD family protein, with product MLTFIPPAFAQKAPAKKTPAPVKYQVPASVRNISKENTYPNSTQDLPLLKPSDLTKKLINSSKEKIENPDLIRMLNESSINSTPFAVGYRAIIYLGQWPLNYESSETSPNWEYQKINTNYFDNRGGKVPYQIKYVQEAQKIVRGGLTAKIANAEDVKKMMLLKAMEKTRLPLAFDTIIGAGTKNDHIYNIPANRLGYLYAYAPGVNEKGKVTYGEVYLMLKGSKKFIVIKNVTSQGIGAWIPVQDYVSFGFAASERPR from the coding sequence ATGCTTACTTTTATTCCGCCTGCTTTTGCTCAAAAAGCACCGGCTAAAAAGACGCCAGCCCCAGTAAAATATCAAGTTCCTGCCTCAGTTCGCAACATTTCTAAGGAAAATACGTATCCGAATTCGACACAGGACTTGCCGTTATTGAAGCCAAGTGATTTAACCAAGAAGTTAATTAATTCATCAAAGGAAAAAATTGAAAACCCGGATTTGATTCGCATGCTTAACGAGTCAAGTATTAACAGCACCCCATTCGCGGTTGGCTACCGGGCGATTATTTACCTTGGTCAATGGCCCTTGAACTACGAATCATCCGAAACCTCCCCCAATTGGGAGTACCAAAAGATTAATACCAATTACTTTGATAATCGCGGTGGGAAAGTTCCTTATCAGATTAAGTATGTGCAAGAGGCACAGAAGATTGTCCGCGGCGGTCTGACAGCCAAAATTGCCAATGCCGAAGATGTGAAGAAGATGATGCTTCTTAAGGCAATGGAAAAGACGCGTTTGCCGCTTGCATTTGATACGATTATCGGAGCAGGTACGAAAAATGACCATATATATAATATCCCTGCAAACCGTCTGGGATACCTTTATGCGTATGCGCCCGGTGTCAATGAGAAAGGGAAAGTAACATATGGTGAAGTGTATTTAATGTTGAAAGGCAGTAAGAAGTTCATTGTCATTAAAAACGTGACCTCCCAAGGGATCGGAGCCTGGATTCCTGTTCAGGATTATGTTTCTTTTGGTTTTGCAGCTTCAGAACGGCCTCGTTGA
- a CDS encoding SE1561 family protein translates to MGSSIQDKNSQVDFLKQRLNMFIDVLDAIDPEDADLEDIDRLISMLDDMESKCREFNNRESN, encoded by the coding sequence TTGGGAAGTTCAATTCAAGATAAAAATTCACAGGTTGATTTTCTAAAGCAGCGATTGAATATGTTTATAGATGTGCTCGATGCTATTGATCCGGAAGATGCGGATCTTGAGGATATCGACCGTTTAATTTCCATGCTTGATGACATGGAGTCGAAATGCAGAGAATTCAACAATCGTGAAAGCAACTGA
- a CDS encoding fumarate hydratase, with product MNIEKFQESMYKLVVETSTKLPKDVRRAVSAAKEKENAGTSAAMSLATITNNIKMADDQVSPICQDTGLPTFKIKTPVGVNQLEIKEAIKNAIVLATKEGKLRPNSVDSLTGENSGDNLGAGVPVIKFDQWEKDYIDVRLILKGGGCENKNIQYSLPCELEGLGRAGRDLDGIRKCIMHSVYQAQGQGCSAGFIGVGIGGDRSSGYDLAKEQLFRSVEDVNPNEDLRKLEEYVMENANKLGIGTMGFGGEATLLGCKVGVMNRIPASFYVSVAYNCWAFRRLGVSVDAESGEISEWMYQEGEFIDFAETEAEKETAAASSDEVITLEAPITEEKIRSLKVGDVVQINGLMYTGRDAIHKYLSDHDAPVDLNGQVIYHCGPVMLKDEAGEWHVKAAGPTTSIREEPYQGDIMKKFGIRAVIGKGGMGPKTLAALEEHGGVYLNAIGGAAQYYADCIKGVEGVDLMQFGIPEAMWHLRVEGFTAVVTMDSHGNSLHADVDKSSLEKLAQFKEPVFK from the coding sequence TTGAATATTGAAAAATTCCAAGAAAGCATGTACAAGCTAGTGGTTGAAACTTCTACCAAGCTTCCTAAGGACGTTCGCCGCGCTGTATCGGCTGCTAAAGAAAAGGAAAATGCGGGCACAAGTGCAGCAATGAGCCTTGCAACGATTACGAATAACATCAAAATGGCAGACGACCAAGTGTCGCCAATCTGCCAAGATACAGGTCTGCCAACGTTTAAAATTAAAACGCCGGTAGGAGTGAATCAATTAGAAATAAAAGAAGCGATTAAGAATGCTATTGTTCTGGCTACGAAAGAAGGAAAATTGCGTCCAAACTCTGTTGATTCCTTAACAGGAGAAAACAGCGGTGATAATCTTGGAGCAGGGGTGCCAGTTATCAAATTTGACCAGTGGGAAAAAGATTACATCGATGTCCGCCTCATTTTAAAAGGCGGCGGCTGTGAAAATAAAAACATTCAATATAGCCTTCCATGTGAGTTAGAAGGACTTGGCCGTGCCGGCCGTGACCTTGATGGGATCCGCAAATGTATCATGCATTCCGTTTACCAGGCTCAAGGCCAAGGCTGCAGCGCTGGCTTTATCGGTGTCGGAATTGGCGGGGATCGTTCATCAGGTTATGATTTGGCAAAGGAACAGTTATTCCGTTCTGTTGAAGACGTCAATCCGAACGAAGACCTTCGTAAGCTTGAAGAGTATGTAATGGAAAATGCAAATAAATTAGGAATAGGTACAATGGGCTTCGGCGGTGAAGCAACCTTACTTGGCTGTAAAGTCGGTGTCATGAATCGAATTCCTGCCAGCTTCTATGTGTCAGTTGCCTACAACTGTTGGGCATTCCGCCGCTTAGGTGTGAGCGTGGATGCGGAGAGCGGAGAAATCAGCGAATGGATGTACCAAGAGGGTGAGTTCATCGATTTTGCTGAGACGGAGGCGGAAAAGGAAACCGCTGCTGCTTCTTCCGATGAAGTGATTACATTAGAGGCTCCGATTACAGAGGAAAAGATCCGTTCGTTAAAGGTCGGTGACGTCGTTCAAATTAATGGTTTAATGTACACTGGCCGTGATGCGATTCATAAATATTTGAGCGACCATGATGCGCCAGTTGACCTGAATGGCCAAGTGATTTATCACTGCGGTCCAGTTATGTTAAAGGATGAGGCTGGCGAGTGGCACGTTAAGGCTGCCGGCCCAACAACAAGTATTCGCGAGGAACCATATCAAGGCGATATCATGAAGAAATTTGGTATTCGCGCGGTTATCGGTAAAGGCGGTATGGGTCCTAAGACCTTGGCTGCGTTAGAGGAACATGGCGGCGTATACTTGAACGCAATCGGTGGCGCGGCACAATATTATGCCGATTGTATAAAAGGCGTTGAAGGCGTCGATTTAATGCAATTTGGAATCCCTGAGGCAATGTGGCATCTTCGTGTCGAAGGATTCACAGCTGTTGTCACAATGGACTCCCACGGAAACAGCTTGCATGCCGACGTCGACAAATCTTCATTAGAAAAATTAGCTCAATTTAAAGAACCGGTTTTTAAATAA
- the pdaA gene encoding delta-lactam-biosynthetic de-N-acetylase, translating into MKRLLGILCILLLLIPNITYAEAPNRPIHWGFKKAVNEKQPDAGAEYDEILAKYGAFYKGDPNTKNLYLTFDSGYENGYTPKILKVLKKEKVPATFFVTGHFLISQPELAKQIVKEGHIIGSHSWSHPDFTAVSDAKIREELEKVKTKTKEITGQKKMKYLRPPRGIFSERTMQIAKEEGYTHVFWSLAFVDWNINQQRGWQYSYDNIMRQIHPGCVLLLHSVSKDNADALEKAIKDLKKKGYKFKSLDQFK; encoded by the coding sequence ATGAAAAGATTATTAGGAATCCTTTGTATACTGCTCTTACTGATTCCGAATATTACATACGCAGAAGCGCCTAATCGACCGATTCACTGGGGGTTCAAAAAGGCAGTTAATGAAAAGCAGCCCGATGCGGGCGCTGAGTATGACGAGATTCTTGCTAAGTACGGGGCATTTTACAAGGGCGATCCCAATACCAAAAACTTGTACTTAACCTTCGACAGCGGTTATGAAAATGGCTATACCCCCAAGATTCTAAAGGTATTAAAAAAGGAAAAGGTACCAGCTACCTTTTTTGTGACAGGACATTTTTTAATTTCGCAACCGGAACTTGCCAAACAAATCGTCAAAGAAGGGCACATCATTGGCAGCCATTCCTGGAGTCATCCTGACTTTACAGCCGTAAGTGATGCAAAAATTCGCGAAGAGCTCGAAAAGGTAAAAACAAAAACAAAGGAAATAACGGGCCAAAAGAAAATGAAATACCTACGCCCGCCCCGAGGCATTTTTAGTGAAAGAACTATGCAAATCGCAAAAGAAGAGGGGTATACTCATGTGTTCTGGTCACTTGCATTTGTCGACTGGAATATTAACCAGCAAAGAGGATGGCAATACTCATATGACAATATCATGAGACAAATCCACCCCGGCTGCGTGCTTCTGCTGCATTCAGTATCCAAAGATAATGCTGATGCATTAGAAAAAGCAATTAAAGATTTAAAAAAGAAGGGTTACAAGTTCAAAAGTCTAGATCAATTTAAATAA
- the rlmD gene encoding 23S rRNA (uracil(1939)-C(5))-methyltransferase RlmD: MKTEQGIKIQLHQTFPLTIKRLGINGEGVGYFKKQVVFVPGALPGEEVVVEATKINPKFAEAKIKKIRIQSPHRVKPLCPVYDQCGGCQLQHLQYDQQLKEKRDIVIQSLERHTKLDVNKHDIRQTIGMEDPWGYRNKSSFQVGQKDGKILAGLYGLNSHQLINIDKCAVQHSQTNEATAKVKRILEDLHIPIYNEKTRKGIVRTIVTRVGVETGELQVVLITSQKELPKKELLIEEIQNRLPNVKSVVQNINGEKTSLIFGEETVNLAGEDIIQETLGDLQFELSARTFFQLNPSQTIKLYNEVKKAAALTGSEKVLDAYCGVGTIGLWLADQAAEVRGMDVIPESIEDAKKNAKRHGFTNTKYVPGKAEEVLPKWVKKGWQPDVVVIDPPRTGLDNQLIQTILQVKPKKLIYVSCNPSTLAKDIQNLSSKYDVKYIQPVDMFPQTAHVEAVANLELKL, encoded by the coding sequence ATGAAAACCGAACAAGGTATTAAAATACAGCTACATCAGACATTTCCCTTAACCATTAAAAGGCTTGGCATTAATGGAGAAGGAGTGGGATATTTTAAAAAGCAAGTAGTCTTTGTACCAGGGGCACTTCCAGGTGAAGAGGTCGTTGTCGAGGCAACAAAAATTAATCCCAAATTTGCTGAGGCAAAAATAAAAAAGATTCGTATCCAATCGCCTCATCGTGTTAAACCGCTTTGCCCTGTCTATGATCAATGCGGCGGCTGTCAACTTCAGCATTTGCAATACGATCAACAGCTCAAAGAAAAACGAGATATTGTCATTCAATCACTTGAGCGTCATACAAAACTTGATGTCAACAAACATGATATTCGTCAAACCATAGGCATGGAGGATCCATGGGGGTACCGTAATAAAAGCAGCTTTCAAGTCGGTCAAAAAGACGGTAAGATTCTAGCCGGACTTTACGGACTTAACTCACATCAGCTGATAAACATTGATAAGTGTGCTGTTCAGCATTCGCAAACAAATGAAGCAACGGCTAAAGTAAAACGAATATTAGAGGATTTACATATTCCTATCTATAATGAAAAAACCAGAAAAGGAATTGTCCGAACAATTGTTACCCGCGTTGGAGTCGAAACCGGTGAATTGCAAGTCGTTCTGATTACGTCACAAAAAGAGCTGCCTAAAAAGGAGCTGCTCATCGAGGAAATTCAAAACCGGCTTCCTAATGTGAAATCAGTTGTCCAAAATATAAACGGTGAAAAAACATCGCTAATTTTTGGCGAGGAAACAGTAAACTTAGCCGGAGAAGATATCATCCAAGAAACATTGGGTGATTTGCAATTCGAACTATCAGCAAGAACCTTTTTTCAATTAAATCCTTCCCAAACAATTAAGCTTTATAATGAAGTAAAAAAAGCAGCGGCATTAACCGGCAGCGAAAAGGTGCTCGATGCCTATTGTGGTGTGGGAACGATTGGGTTATGGCTTGCGGACCAAGCAGCAGAAGTCCGCGGAATGGACGTGATTCCTGAATCCATTGAGGATGCCAAGAAAAACGCTAAACGCCATGGCTTCACCAATACCAAATATGTCCCAGGAAAGGCAGAAGAGGTCCTGCCAAAATGGGTTAAAAAAGGCTGGCAGCCGGATGTGGTTGTCATCGATCCGCCAAGAACCGGTCTCGACAACCAGCTGATTCAAACGATTTTGCAAGTAAAGCCAAAGAAATTAATCTATGTCTCCTGTAACCCGTCGACATTGGCAAAGGACATTCAAAACCTAAGTTCGAAGTACGATGTGAAGTACATCCAACCGGTGGACATGTTTCCGCAGACAGCTCACGTGGAAGCCGTGGCGAATTTGGAATTGAAATTGTAG
- a CDS encoding tRNA dihydrouridine synthase codes for MIDNFWRDLPRPFFILAPMEDVTDVVFRHVVSEAARPDVFFTEFTNSESYCHPQGKQSVRGRLTFTEDEQPIVAHIWGDRPENFRQMSIGMAELGFRGIDINMGCPVPNVTQNGKGSGLILRPEVAADLIQAAKAGGLPVSVKTRLGFTNVDEWHDWLTHILKQDIVNLSIHLRTRKEMSKVDAHWELIPEIKKLRDQVAPDTLLTINGDIPDRQTGLKLAQQYGIDGVMIGRGIFSNPFAFEKEPKDHSSKDLLDLLRLHLNLHDKYSNLELRSFKALHRFFKIYVKGFRGASELRNQLMNTESTDEVRTLLDHFEKEC; via the coding sequence ATGATAGATAATTTTTGGCGTGATTTACCACGACCATTTTTTATATTGGCACCAATGGAAGATGTGACGGATGTTGTTTTTCGCCATGTTGTGAGTGAAGCAGCAAGACCTGATGTGTTTTTTACTGAGTTTACAAACAGTGAGAGTTATTGTCACCCACAAGGGAAGCAGAGTGTGCGTGGGCGTTTGACTTTTACAGAGGATGAACAACCAATCGTTGCCCATATATGGGGGGATAGGCCTGAAAATTTTCGGCAAATGAGTATTGGCATGGCGGAACTAGGCTTTCGGGGTATAGATATCAATATGGGTTGTCCTGTACCTAATGTGACACAGAATGGGAAGGGAAGCGGCCTTATCCTTCGTCCAGAAGTTGCAGCAGATTTAATACAAGCAGCAAAAGCTGGCGGATTGCCTGTAAGTGTAAAGACAAGGCTTGGTTTCACAAATGTAGACGAATGGCATGACTGGCTGACACACATTTTGAAACAAGACATTGTCAATCTATCCATTCATCTGCGTACAAGGAAGGAAATGAGCAAGGTCGATGCTCATTGGGAACTGATTCCGGAGATTAAGAAACTTCGTGATCAGGTGGCACCAGATACACTTTTAACGATCAATGGGGATATTCCTGACCGTCAAACAGGCTTGAAGCTCGCCCAACAATATGGTATTGATGGGGTTATGATTGGACGTGGTATTTTCAGTAATCCATTTGCCTTTGAAAAAGAACCGAAAGATCATAGCAGTAAGGATTTGCTTGATCTCTTAAGATTGCATCTCAATCTCCATGATAAATACTCAAATTTAGAGCTGCGTTCGTTCAAGGCTTTGCATCGCTTTTTTAAGATATATGTCAAAGGATTCCGAGGGGCGAGTGAATTAAGAAACCAATTGATGAATACGGAGTCAACAGATGAAGTGCGTACATTGCTTGATCATTTTGAGAAAGAATGTTGA